In the Sandaracinus amylolyticus genome, AGCGGCGCGTCCACGGTGGACAGCCGTCCGGTGTTGACCGCGCCCTTCTCCCATCCGAGCGGGCCCTTGAAGTCCACCACCTTGCGCGCGGCAAGGTGCAGGTTCAGCACGCGACGCGCTTCGGCGTCGATCTGCCCCCACGCTTCGGGCGTGATCGGCGCGAGCTCTCGCTTCAGCAGGTTCATCGTGTCACTCCCACGCGAAGGCTGCCGATGCCGAGCGATCCCGACGTGCTCGGCTCGGGGGTCGCGCTCGGCTCGCTCGGCGCGGCGTCTCCGCCGTGCGCGGCCTGCGCCTCGACCTCGGTGATCGCGCCCTGCGAGAAGAGGTACGTGCGCGCGTTCGCCTCGAACTTCGGGACGCGGCGTCGGATCCACTCGAGCACCATCATCGCGTGCTCGATCTCTTCGTCCCGATTGTGCGCGAGGATCGCAGCGAGCTCGGCGTCGCCGGTCGCCTCGACCCGTTGTTGGTACCAGTCGACGGCCTCGAGCTCCTCCATCAGCGAGGAGATCGCGCGGTGCAGATCGCGCGTGGGCTCGGAGAGCGACTCGAGAGGCTCGTGATAGTTCTCGCTGGACACGCTGTCTTTCGACTCCCGCGTCGCATCTGGGCACCGTCGCGCGACGCCACAACGCGCTCTCAGGACGCAGCGCGTGCCGGCTCGATCGAGCTCTTCGCGGGCCCGATCCGGATCGAGGGCCCACCGGTGCGCAGCAGATCGTCGAACGTGCAGCCGAGCGCGGTGCGCGCCGCGACGAGCCCCGAGATCGTCGCGCCCATCACGCCGTGCGAGAGCGTGCTCGCGCCGCAGCAGAGGAGGCCCCCGATCGGCGTCGTGATCGGCCACGCGAAGGGCCCGATCTGATCGCGCGTCTTCGCGGTGCCGTACATGTTCCCGAAGCTCGCGGCGACGTAGAACTCGTTGGTCAGCGGGGTGCCGAGCTCGGCGAAGATCGTGTGCTGCGTGAGCCCGGGCGCGACGCGCTCGACCGCCTCCAGCATGCGCGCGGTGAGCTCGCGCTTGCGCGCCTCGTAGCTCTCGGGGCGCGCATCGTGCTGGGTCGACGCCCAGGTCGCGAACGCGTCGTAGCCGACGAGCGTGAAGCCCTCGAGCGTGTGCTGCTCGCGTCGCGTCTGCGGATCGCGATAGCGCTTCGAGGGATCCTTCAGCGTGGTCGCGCTGAGGAAGAGGAAGGGCACGTCGCCGAGCTCGCATCCCCAGGGCTCGAGCCCGCGTCGGTAGATGCCGTCGACGTCGTCGCTCTCGAACCACCACACGTTCGCCGAGCTCAGCCCGAAGCGCCGCGGGTCGACGTCGACCGCGAGGAACAGCGAGATCGCCGACGTCGAGTACGCGGTGCGCGCGAGCTTGCGGCGCAGGCGCGAGGGCACGTGCTCGGGCGCGAGCAGGCGTCCGAACGTCACGTGCGGATCGGCGTTGCTGATCACCAGCGGCGCGCGGATCTCGTGACCGTCGGCGAGCCGCACCCCGATCGCGCGTCCGTTCTCGACGAGGATGCGCTCCACCGCGGTGCGCACCCGGATCGATCCTCCGGCACGCGAGAGCGCCTTGATGAACGCGCGCGGGAGCGAGGCCGCGCCGCCCTCCGGGTAGTAGCCGCCGTCCGCGTAGTGACCGAACACCGCTGCGTGCAGCGGCGCGGGCGCGAGCGAGGGCGGCAGCCCGTGATCGCCCGACTGCGCCGCGAGGATCGCGCGCAGCAGCGGATCTTCGACGTGCGCGTCGATCAGCGACTTCGCGGAGCGCATCGCCCAGCGCGCGAGCGTCGGCGCGCGCAGCGGCAGCGTGAGCGCGTCGAGCGGACCGTCGAGTTCGAGCAGCGTCGCGAGCCCCGCGCCGATCTTCGACGTGGTCTCGACGTAGC is a window encoding:
- a CDS encoding phytoene desaturase family protein, with translation MVAAAPADADVVVIGSGAGGLAAAVALAQAGRRVLVLEQHYLPGGWCHSFPLGGFRWSPGVHYIGELAPGKMARRIYEGLGLGGDLAFHELDPEGYDEVRVGPRERFAIPAGREALVDRLSARFPREREGIARYVETTSKIGAGLATLLELDGPLDALTLPLRAPTLARWAMRSAKSLIDAHVEDPLLRAILAAQSGDHGLPPSLAPAPLHAAVFGHYADGGYYPEGGAASLPRAFIKALSRAGGSIRVRTAVERILVENGRAIGVRLADGHEIRAPLVISNADPHVTFGRLLAPEHVPSRLRRKLARTAYSTSAISLFLAVDVDPRRFGLSSANVWWFESDDVDGIYRRGLEPWGCELGDVPFLFLSATTLKDPSKRYRDPQTRREQHTLEGFTLVGYDAFATWASTQHDARPESYEARKRELTARMLEAVERVAPGLTQHTIFAELGTPLTNEFYVAASFGNMYGTAKTRDQIGPFAWPITTPIGGLLCCGASTLSHGVMGATISGLVAARTALGCTFDDLLRTGGPSIRIGPAKSSIEPARAAS
- a CDS encoding ferritin-like domain-containing protein, with amino-acid sequence MSSENYHEPLESLSEPTRDLHRAISSLMEELEAVDWYQQRVEATGDAELAAILAHNRDEEIEHAMMVLEWIRRRVPKFEANARTYLFSQGAITEVEAQAAHGGDAAPSEPSATPEPSTSGSLGIGSLRVGVTR